In a single window of the Natrialba magadii ATCC 43099 genome:
- a CDS encoding ABC transporter permease codes for MSVADSIRDRVGSDSDPNDGAGSGLKLVTLLTYLFLYGPILVVVLMSFDAGRYGLRWDFTTEWYASLATRSDLIDSLWLSIQIGIVVMIISTVLAVVAAFGLSRFDWPKRKGPIATYLIFVPLTLPIIIYGIGLYVFFTQLGIGRGFFPIVVGHVLYTLPFATLVVGAGVIGLDRTLEEAAMDLGADPLTTFREVTLPALMPNIVAAALFSFTLSFDEFLISFFVSGGGAVPLPVRIWGMVRADIEPEVYAISVVVLLISIAIAGMATRLRRF; via the coding sequence ATGAGCGTTGCCGACTCCATCCGCGATCGGGTCGGCTCCGATTCAGATCCCAACGACGGTGCCGGGAGCGGGTTGAAACTCGTGACGTTGCTCACGTACCTGTTCCTCTACGGTCCGATTCTCGTCGTCGTCCTCATGTCGTTCGACGCCGGCCGATACGGGCTGCGCTGGGACTTTACGACCGAGTGGTACGCGAGCCTCGCGACTCGAAGCGACCTGATCGACTCGCTGTGGCTGAGCATCCAGATCGGCATCGTGGTGATGATCATCTCGACGGTGCTGGCAGTCGTTGCAGCGTTCGGCCTCTCACGATTCGACTGGCCGAAGCGAAAGGGACCGATCGCGACCTACCTCATCTTCGTCCCGCTCACGCTGCCGATCATCATCTACGGGATTGGGCTGTACGTCTTCTTCACACAGCTCGGGATCGGCCGTGGCTTCTTCCCGATCGTCGTCGGCCACGTGCTCTACACGTTGCCGTTCGCGACGCTCGTGGTCGGTGCAGGCGTCATCGGCCTCGACCGGACACTCGAGGAGGCCGCGATGGATCTCGGCGCGGACCCGCTGACGACGTTCCGCGAGGTGACGCTGCCGGCACTAATGCCGAACATCGTGGCGGCGGCGCTGTTCTCCTTTACGCTCTCGTTCGACGAGTTCCTCATCTCGTTCTTCGTCAGCGGCGGCGGTGCAGTGCCGCTGCCAGTCCGTATCTGGGGCATGGTTCGAGCGGACATCGAGCCAGAAGTGTACGCAATCAGCGTGGTCGTGTTGCTCATCAGCATCGCCATCGCGGGGATGGCGACGCGGCTGCGGCGGTTCTAA